The Lycium barbarum isolate Lr01 chromosome 10, ASM1917538v2, whole genome shotgun sequence genome includes a region encoding these proteins:
- the LOC132614820 gene encoding aldehyde oxidase GLOX-like, which translates to MGLIKIQSFSFLFTILIITSSSLSHHHQHHSRSKRHNRRNSQLNIYRPSFYTPSSTLSGEWVLLHDSIGISAMHMQLLYNNKVVIFDRTDFGASNLSLPNGKCRYNDEALPNGVDCTAHSILYDVLSNTYRPLMVQTDVWCSSGAVNSNGTLIQTGGYHAGDRKIRFFSPCNDGDDSCDWTELEQNLTVQRWYSSDHLLPDGRVIIVGGRRAFSYEFFPKNGDNNEVFDLPFLKETTDPKEENNLYPFLYILPDGNLYIFANQRSIVLDYVNNKVLKEFPVIPGEKRSYPATGSSVMLPLILNSARVLTVEVMMCGGAWGGAYVNAMKGVFWRASNTCGRLRITDPDPKWVMEDMPMGRVMPDMLLLPTGDVIILNGASNGAAGWENAVDPVLNPVLYKLYETDPDKRFIVLNPTNIPRMYHSSATLLPDGRILVGGSNPHVRYNFTGVKYPTELSLEAFSPPYAATQYSPIKPSIIAVEGQIMGVLSYGQQFSITFTLGYPGEELMVSMVAPSFTTHSFGMNQRLLFLEIVDIKGLSMFNYKVTMFAPTSKNIAPPGYYMVFVVHQGVPSHSVWVRLQ; encoded by the coding sequence ATGGGATTGATCAAGATTCAATCTTTTTCATTCCTTTTCACAATCTTGatcataacatcatcatcattatcccaTCATCATCAGCATCATAGCCGTTCAAAACGCCATAACCGTCGAAATTCACAGCTTAATATTTACCGTCCATCTTTTTACACACCATCAAGTACTCTAAGTGGTGAATGGGTACTTTTACATGATTCAATTGGTATATCCGCCATGCACATGCAACTTCTTTACAACAACAAAGTCGTTATCTTTGACAGAACTGATTTTGGTGCTTCTAATCTTTCCCTTCCTAACGGTAAATGCCGTTATAACGATGAAGCTCTTCCAAATGGTGTAGATTGCACTGCTCATTCAATTCTTTACGATGTTTTATCGAATACTTATCGTCCTTTAATGGTTCAAACTGACGTTTGGTGTTCATCTGGTGCTGTTAACTCTAATGGAACACTAATACAAACAGGCGGTTACCATGCAGGTGATCGTAAAATACGTTTTTTTTCGCCGtgtaatgatggtgatgatagtTGTGATTGGACTGAATTGGAACAGAATTTAACGGTACAAAGATGGTATAGTTCTGATCATTTATTACCTGATGGACGTGTTATTATTGTTGGTGGAAGAAGAGCTTTTAGTTATGAGTTTTTTCCCAAGAATGGCGACAATAATGAAGTTTTTGACCTACCTTTCTTGAAAGAAACTACTGATCCTAAAGAAGAAAACAATCTTTATCCATTTCTTTACATTTTACCAGACGGGAACTTATACATTTTTGCTAATCAAAGGTCTATAGTATTGGATTATGTGAATAATAAGGTTTTAAAGGAGTTTCCAGTAATTCCAGGTGAAAAAAGGAGTTATCCAGCAACCGGCTCATCGGTAATGTTACCGTTAATTTTAAATTCAGCTAGGGTTCTGACGGTTGAGGTGATGATGTGTGGTGGCGCGTGGGGTGGCGCGTATGTTAATGCAATGAAGGGTGTATTTTGGAGAGCTTCAAATACATGTGGACGTCTGAGAATAACTGACCCGGATCCTAAATGGGTCATGGAAGATATGCCAATGGGTCGGGTCATGCCCGATATGTTGTTATTACCCACAGGTGATGTTATAATATTAAATGGGGCAAGTAATGGGGCAGCTGGATGGGAAAATGCTGTTGACCCGGTTTTAAATCCGGTTCTTTACAAGCTTTATGAAACCGACCCGGATAAGAGGTTTATAGTTCTTAACCCTACTAACATTCCAAGAATGTATCATTCATCAGCTACTTTACTGCCAGATGGAAGGATATTAGTGGGTGGAAGTAATCCACATGTAAGGTACAACTTTACTGGCGTAAAGTACCCTACAGAATTGAGTTTAGAAGCATTTTCACCACCTTATGCGGCTACACAATATTCTCCTATCAAACCTTCAATCATAGCCGTTGAAGGACAAATCATGGGTGTCTTATCGTACGGTCAGCAATTTTCAATCACTTTTACTCTTGGATATCCTGGGGAAGAGCTCATGGTAAGCATGGTTGCACCTTCATTTACTACACACTCATTTGGGATGAACCAACGATTGTTGTTTTTGGAAATTGTGGATATAAAAGGGCTATCAATGTTTAATTACAAAGTTACAATGTTTGCGCCTACATCAAAGAATATTGCACCTCCAGGTTATTATATGGTGTTTGTGGTTCATCAAGGTGTTCCTAGTCATAGTGTTTGGGTGAGGTTACAGTGA
- the LOC132614973 gene encoding protein NRT1/ PTR FAMILY 4.6-like: protein MEIESQSKLISTSWEGYADWRNRPALINRHGGLVAASFVLGVEVLENLAYLANASNLVMYLSDYMHYSPSNSANSVTNFMGTSFLLALLGGFLSDAFFTTYHIYLISALIEFLGLVVLTIQARSDSMKPEKCKPDTPCEQVHGAQAAMLFIGLYLVALGVGGIKGSLTPHGAEQFDGETPQGRKQRSTFFNYFVFCLSCGGLIAVTFVVWVEDNKGWQWGFGISTLAILLSIPIFLAGSPFYRNKIPRGSPLTTISKVLIAALLNSCASRNSSSAIASLGSSPSTIPVLSNEDEETTDNKEVESVNIPSKSLRFLNRAVIKTPAACGALKCSVQEVEEVKMVMKILPIFACTIMLNCCLAQLSTFSVQQAATMNTKFGKLKVPPASLPIFPVLFIMILAPIFDYFIIPFARKVTKTEMGITHLQRIGIGLFLSVVAMAIAALVEIKRKNVATEAGLMDSTKPLPITFFWIALQYLFLGSADLFTLAGLLEFCFSEAPFRMRSLATSLSWASLAIGYYLSTVIVSIVNSVTGNSKHQPWLSGGNLNHFHLDRFYWLMCVLSALNFVHYLYWARKYKYRAVNS, encoded by the exons ATG GAAATAGAAAGCCAGAGCAAACTAATTAGCACTTCTTGGGAAGGCTATGCAGATTGGAGAAATAGGCCGGCACTCATCAATCGTCATGGTGGCCTGGTTGCTGCATCCTTTGTCTTAG gtgtgGAGGtgttggaaaacttggcatatctAGCAAATGCAAGCAACTTGGTGATGTACTTGTCAGACTACATGCACTATTCACCATCCAATTCAGCAAATTCTGTGACCAATTTTATGGGCACCTCTTTCCTACTTGCACTTCTCGGTGGCTTCTTATCTGATGCTTTCTTCACAACTTATCACATCTATCTTATCAGTGCACTCATTGAATTTCTG GGTCTGGTGGTACTCACGATACAAGCTCGTTCAGACTCGATGAAACCAGAAAAATGCAAGCCAGACACCCCCTGCGAACAAGTTCACGGTGCACAAGCTGCAATGCTATTCATAGGCCTTTACTTAGTGGCATTAGGTGTAGGAGGTATAAAAGGATCATTGACACCCCATGGAGCTGAACAGTTTGATGGAGAAACTCCACAAGGGAGGAAACAAAGATCAACTTTCTTCAATTACTTTGTGTTTTGCCTCTCATGTGGTGGCCTTATTGCTGTCACCTTTGTTGTTTGGGTTGAAGACAACAAAGGTTGGCAATGGGGATTTGGGATTTCTACTTTGGCTATATTGTTGTCAATCCCAATTTTCCTTGCTGGTTCTCCTTTTTATAGGAACAAGATCCCTCGCGGAAGTCCTCTAACGacgatatctaag GTTCTAATTGCTGCCTTGCTAAATTCGTGTGCATCGAGAAATTCGAGTAGTGCAATAGCAAGTCTGGGATCAAGCCCTTCTACAATTCCAGTACTATCCAATGAAGATGAGGAAACTACAGACAACAAAGAGGTAGAATCAGTCAATATTCCATCGAAAAGTCTGAGATTCCTTAATCGGGCAGTTATAAAGACACCTGCAGCTTGTGGTGCGCTAAAATGCTCAGTACAAGAAGTAGAAGAAGTGAAAATGGTGATGAAAATCCTCCCGATTTTTGCGTGCACCATCATGCTTAACTGTTGCCTTGCTCAACTATCCACGTTCTCTGTCCAACAAGCTGCAACGATGAACACGAAATTTGGCAAGTTAAAAGTACCACCAGCTTCACTTCCCATTTTCCCTGTACTTTTCATCATGATACTCGCACCAATTTTCGACTACTTCATCATCCCATTCGCCCGTAAGGTAACTAAGACAGAGATGGGAATCACTCACCTCCAACGTATAGGAATCGGTTTGTTCCTCTCCGTTGTGGCCATGGCAATTGCTGCTCTTGTTGAAATCAAGCGGAAAAACGTAGCTACTGAAGCAGGACTAATGGATTCTACCAAGCCATTACCAATTACATTCTTCTGGATCGCGTTGCAATACTTGTTTCTTGGATCAGCTGATCTTTTCACTCTAGCTGGGCTACTTGAATTCTGTTTCTCAGAAGCACCATTTCGTATGAGATCATTGGCAACATCTCTCTCTTGGGCTTCATTAGCCATAGGATACTATCTTAGCACGGTGATAGTATccatagtgaatagtgtcacaggAAATTCGAAGCACCAACCGTGGCTCTCAGGTGGAAACTTGAATCACTTCCATTTGGACAGATTTTACTGGCTAATGTGCGTACTCAGCGCATTGAATTTTGTACACTATCTGTACTGGGCTAGAAAGTACAAATATAGAGCAGTAAACTCGTAA